Proteins co-encoded in one Sebastes fasciatus isolate fSebFas1 chromosome 11, fSebFas1.pri, whole genome shotgun sequence genomic window:
- the LOC141776536 gene encoding myosin-7-like isoform X1: protein MGDLLMAEFGAAASFLRKSDKERLEAQTRQFDMKKECFVPDPVVEYVKASVTSRDGDTVTVQTEFGKTVTVKECDVHPQNPPKFDKIEDMAMFTFLHEPAVLFNLKERYAAWMIYTYSGLFCVTVNPYKALPVYSKEVVGAYRGKKRTEAPPHIFSISDNGYQYMLSDRENQSILITGESGAGKTVNTKRVIQYFASIAASPGLKKDQAAEKKGTLEDQIIQANPALEAFGNAKTIRNDNSSRFGKFIRIHFDNRGKLASADIETYLLEKSRVTYQLKAERDYHIFYQVLSQKKPELLDMMLITNNPYDYAFISQGETTVASINDADELMATDEAFDVLGFTQEEKNSIYKLTGAIMHFGNIKFKQKQREEQAEADGTEVADKIAYLMGLNSADLIKGLCHPRVKVGNEWVTKGQNVNQVYYATSALSKSVYEKMFLWMVIRINQSLDTKQPRQYFIGVLDIAGFEIFDFNTFEQMCINFTNEKLQQFFNHHMFVLEQEEYKKEGIEWTFIDFGMDLQACIDLIEKPMGIMSILEEECMFPKASDATFKAKLYDNHLGKSANFQKPRIIKGRPEAHFSLVHYAGTVDYNINNWLVKNKDPLNETVVGLYQKSSLKLLSVLFANYAGSDADGGKGKGSKKKGSSFQTVSALHRENLNKLMTNLRSTHPHFVRCLIPNETKTPGAMENPLVMHQLRCNGVLEGIRICRKGFPNRILYGDFKQRYRILNPNAIPEGQFIDNKKAAEKLLGSLDIDHSQYKLGHTKVFFKAGLLGLLEEMRDDRLAIIITGIQSRARGLLARIEFQKIVERRDSLLVIQWNIRAFMGVKNWPWMRMYFKIKPLLKSAENEKEMANMKEEFAKLKEAYAKSEARKKELEEKMVSLLQEKNDLQLQVQSEQDNLGDAEERCEGLIKSKIQLEAKIKEVTERLEDEEEMNAELTAKKRKLEDECSELKKDIDDLELTLAKVEKEKHATENKVKNLVEEMAAQDEIIAKLTKEKKALQEAHQQTLDDLQSEEDKVNTLTKAKAKLEQQVDDLEGSLEQEKKVRMDLERIRRKLEGDLKLALESVMDLENDKQQIEERLKKKDFEISQLTGKIEDEQAMSAQLQKKFKELQARIEELEEELEAERAARAKVEKQRADLARELEEISERLEEAGGATSVQIEMNKKREAEFQKLRRDLEEATLQHEATAATLRKKQADSVADLGEQIDNLQRVKQKLEKEKSELRLELDDVVSNMEHIVKSKNNLEKMCRTLEDQMNEYKTKAEEGQRTINDFSLQKAKLQTENGEFARRLEEKESLVSQLTRGKMSYTQQIEDLKRQLEEEVKAKNALAHAVQAARHDCDLLREQYEEEQEAKAELQRGMSKANSEVAQWRTKYETDAIQRTEELEEAKKKLAQRLQDAEETVEAVNAKCSSLEKTKHRLQNEIEDLMVDVERSNAAAAALDKKQRNFDKVLAEWKQKYEESQMELESSQKEARSLSTELFKLKNSYEESLEHLETMKRENKNLHEEIADLTEQIGENGKSIHELEKIRKQVEQEKSEIQTALEEAEATLEHEEGKILRAQLEFNQIKAEMERKIAEKDEEMEQAKRNQQRMVDTLQSSLEAETRSRNEALRLKKKMEGDLNEMEIQLSQANRQAAEAQKQLKAVHAHLKDAQLQLDDALRANDELKENNAMVERRNNLLQAEVEELRAALEQSERARKLAEQELMDVSERVQLLHSQNTSLLNQKKKLEVDASQLQTEVEDAVQECRNAEEKAKKAITDAAMMAEELKKEQDTSAHLERMKKNMEQTIKDLQHRLDEAEQIALKGGKKQVQKLEARIRELESEVEAEQRKSSDCVKGIRKYERRIKELTYQAKEDRKNLARLQDLVDKLQLKVKSYKRTTEEAEEQANNNLGKFRKIQHDLDEAEERADIAESQVNKLRAKSRDVGSKKGHDEE, encoded by the exons ATGGGCGACCTCCTCATGGCAGAGTTCGGGGCCGCTGCTTCTTTTCTTAGGAAGTCAGATAAGGAGCGTCTAGAAGCCCAAACTCGTCAATTTGACATGAAGAAGGAGTGCTTCGTTCCTGACCCTGTGGTCGAGTATGTCAAGGCTTCCGTAACTAGTCGTGACGGTGACACAGTCACTGTTCAGACTGAATTTGGAAAG ACTGTGACGGTGAAGGAGTGTGATGTGCACCCTCAGAACCCGCCAAAGTTTGATAAAATTGAAGACATGGCGATGTTCACCTTCCTCCATGAGCCCGCTGTGCTGTTTAACCTCAAAGAGCGTTACGCAGCATGGATGATTTAC ACCTACTCTGGGCTCTTCTGTGTGACTGTCAACCCCTACAAGGCACTGCCAGTCTACAGCAAAGAGGTGGTTGGTGCCTATAGAGGAAAGAAGAGGACTGAAGCTCCTCCTCATATCTTCTCCATCTCTGACAATGGCTACCAGTACATGCTGTCAG acagagaaaacCAGTCTATCCTTATCAC CGGAGAATCCGGTGCTGGAAAGACTGTCAACACCAAGCGTGTCATTCAGTACTTTGCCAGCATCGCTGCTTCCCCGGGTTTGAAGAAAGATCAAGCTGCTGAGAAGAAG GGTACCTTGGAGGATCAAATCATTCAGGCTAACCCTGCTTTGGAGGCCTTTGGGAATGCCAAGACCATCAGGAATGACAACTCCTCCAGATTT GGCAAATTCATCAGAATTCATTTTGACAACCGGGGAAAGCTGGCCTCTGCCGACATCGAGACTT ACCTTCTGGAAAAGTCTCGTGTGACCTATCAGCTCAAAGCTGAGAGGGACTACCACATTTTCTACCAGGTCTTGTCTCAGAAGAAGCCTGAACTTCTGG ACATGATGCTCATCACCAACAACCCCTATGACTACGCCTTCATCTCACAAGGAGAGACAACAGTAGCCTCTATCAATGATGCTGACGAGCTGATGGCCACTGAT GAAGCCTTTGATGTGCTGGGCTTTACTCAAGAAGAGAAGAACAGTATTTACAAGCTGACTGGTGCCATCATGCACTTTGGTAACATTAAGTTTAAGCAGAAGCAGCGAGAGGAGCAGGCGGAGGCTGATGGCACTGAAG TTGCTGACAAAATTGCATATCTGATGGGCCTGAACTCCGCCGACCTCATCAAGGGTCTCTGTCACCCAAGAGTCAAAGTAGGAAACGAGTGGGTCACCAAGGGACAAAATGTCAATCAG GTGTACTATGCTACTAGTGCACTGTCTAAATCAGTGTACGAGAAGATGTTTCTGTGGATGGTGATAAGAATCAACCAATCACTGGACACCAAGCAGCCCCGCCAGTACTTCATCGGCGTACTGGACATTGCTGGGTTTGAGATCTTCGAT TTCAACACCTTTGAGCAGATGTGCATCAACTTCACCAATGAAAAACTGCAACAGTTCTTCAACCACCACATGTTTgtgctggagcaggaagagtacAAGAAAGAGGGTATTGAATGGACTTTCATAGATTTTGGAATGGACTTGCAGGCCTGTATTGACCTGATTGAAAAG CCCATGGGTATCATGTCCATCCTTGAAGAGGAGTGCATGTTCCCCAAAGCCTCTGATGCCACCTTTAAAGCTAAGCTCTATGACAACCATCTGGGGAAATCCGCCAACTTCCAGAAGCCCAGAATTATCAAAGGAAGACCAGAGGCCCATTTCTCCCTGGTTCACTATGCTGGAACTGTTGATTATAATATCAACAACTGGCTGGTGAAGAACAAGGATCCCCTGAATGAGACCGTGGTTGGGCTCTACCAGAAGTCTAGTCTCAAGCTGTTATCCGTCCTCTTTGCAAATTATGCGGGATCAGATGCAG ATGGTGGGAAGGGCAAAGGTAGCAAGAAGAAAGGTTCATCCTTCCAAACTGTATCAGCTTTGCACAGG GAGAACCTGAACAAGCTGATGACCAACTTGAGGTCTACTCACCCTCACTTTGTACGCTGCCTCATCCCCAATGAGACCAAGACTCCCGGGGCCATGGAGAACCCTCTGGTGATGCACCAGCTGCGCTGTAACGGTGTGCTGGAAGGCATCAGGATCTGCAGAAAGGGCTTCCCCAACAGGATCCTCTATGGAGATTTCAAACAGAG ATACCGTATTTTGAACCCTAATGCCATTCCTGAGGGACAGTTCATCGACAACAAGAAGGCTGCCGAGAAACTGTTGGGATCTCTGGATATTGACCACAGCCAGTACAAACTGGGACACACCAAG GTGTTCTTCAAAGCTGGACTGCTGGGTCTGCTAGAGGAGATGCGAGACGACCGACTAGCAATAATCATCACTGGCATCCAATCCCGGGCACGAGGTCTTCTGGCAAGAATTGAATTCCAGAAGATTGTTGAACGCAG GGATTCACTACTTGTGATCCAGTGGAACATCCGTGCCTTCATGGGGGTCAAGAATTGGCCCTGGATGAGGATGTACTTCAAGATCAAACCTCTGTTGAAATCAGCAGAGAATGAGAAGGAGATGGCCAACATGAAGGAAGAGTTTGCCAAACTAAAAGAGGCTTACGCAAAATCTGAGGCCCGCAAGAAGGAACTTGAAGAGAAAATGGTCTCTCTTCTCCAAGAGAAGAACGACCTGCAGCTCCAAGTTCAATCC GAGCAGGATAATCTGGGTGATGCTGAAGAAAGATGCGAGGGGCTGATCAAGAGCAAGATTCAGCTGGAGGCAAAAATCAAAGAAGTGACTGAGAGgctggaggatgaggaggagatgaaTGCTGAACTGACTGCTAAGAAGAGGAAGCTGGAGGATGAGTGCTCCGAGCTGAAGAAAGACATTGATGACTTAGAGTTAACTCTGGCTAAAGTGGAGAAAGAGAAGCACGCCACTGAGAACAAG GTGAAGAACCTGGTCGAAGAGATGGCTGCTCAGGATGAAATCATTGCCAAGTTGACCAAGGAAAAGAAAGCCTTACAGGAAGCTCACCAGCAAACACTGGATGATCTGCAGAGTGAAGAAGACAAAGTCAACACTCTGACCAAGGCCAAGGCTAAGCTGGAGCAGCAAGTGGACGAT CTTGAAGGGTCTCTAGAGCAAGAGAAGAAAGTGCGTATGGACCTTGAGAGAATAAGGCGGAAGCTTGAGGGAGACCTAAAGTTGGCTCTCGAGAGTGTCATGGACCTGGAAAATGACAAGCAGCAAATCGAAGAGAGGCTGAAAAA GAAAGATTTTGAAATCAGCCAACTCACTGGCAAAATTGAGGACGAACAGGCAATGAGTGCCCAGCTCCAGAAAAAATTTAAGGAGTTACAG GCGCGCATTgaggagctggaggaagagCTGGAGGCAGAGCGAGCTGCCCGAGCCAAGGTGGAGAAGCAGAGAGCGGACTTGGCCAGAGAGctggaggagatcagtgagAGGCTGGAGGAAGCTGGTGGAGCAACATCCGTCCAGATTGAGATGAACAAGAAGAGGGAGGCTGAGTTCCAGAAACTCCGCAGAGACCTCGAAGAGGCCACTCTGCAGCATGAAGCCACCGCTGCCACACTCAGGAAGAAACAAGCCGACAGTGTGGCTGATCTGGGAGAGCAGATCGACAACCTGCAGAGGGTCAAGCAGAAactggagaaggagaagagtgAGCTCAGACTGGAGCTGGATGATGTGGTCTCCAATATGGAACATATTGTGAAGTCTAAG AATAATTTGGAGAAAATGTGCAGAACACTGGAAGACCAGATGAATGAATACAAAACAAAGGCAGAAGAGGGACAGCGCACAATCAATGACTTCTCATTGCAGAAAGCAAAGCTTCAAACTGAGAATG GTGAATTTGCAAGGCGGCTTGAGGAAAAGGAATCCCTGGTGTCTCAACTAACCAGAGGAAAAATGTCCTACACTCAACAAATTGAAGACCTTAAAAGACAACTAGAGGAAGAAGTCAAG GCCAAGAACGCTTTAGCCCATGCAGTGCAGGCTGCTCGTCATGACTGTGACCTGCTCAGGGAGCAgtatgaggaggagcaggaggccaAGGCTGAATTGCAGCGCGGCATGTCAAAGGCCAACTCGGAGGTGGCTCAGTGGAGAACTAAGTACGAAACTGATGCCATCCAGAGAACCGAGGAACTGGAGGAGGCTAA AAAGAAGCTGGCCCAGCGTCTGCAGGACGCTGAGGAGACCGTTGAAGCAGTGAATGCTAAATGTTCGTCTCTGGAGAAGACCAAACACAGGCTGCAGAATGAGATTGAAGATCTCATGGTGGATGTGGAGAGGtctaatgctgctgctgctgctctggacAAGAAGCAAAGAAACTTTGACAAG GTCTTGGCAGAATGGAAACAGAAGTACGAAGAGTCTCAAATGGAGCTGGAGAGCTCTCAGAAGGAAGCCAGGTCTCTGAGCACTGAGCTCTTCAAACTGAAGAACTCCTACGAAGAATCTCTTGAACACCTGGAGAccatgaagagagagaacaagaacCTGCATG AGGAAATAGCTGACCTCACTGAGCAAATTGGTGAGAATGGAAAGAGTATTCATGAGCTTGAGAAGATTCGAAAACAGGTGGAACAAGAGAAGTCTGAGATACAAACAGCCCTGGAGGAAGCAGAG GCCACACTGGAGCATGAGGAAGGGAAGATTCTCAGAGCCCAGCTCGAGTTCAACCAGATTAAGGCAGAGATGGAGCGTAAAATAGCTGAGAAAGATGAAGAGATGGAGCAAGCAAAGAGAAACCAACAGCGAATGGTGGATACTCTTCAGAGCTCTCTCGAGGCCGAGACTCGCAGCAGGAATGAGGCTCTCCgtttgaagaagaagatggagggaGACCTCAATGAGATGGAGATCCAGCTAAGCCAGGCCAACAGGCAGGCAGCGGAGGCTCAGAAACAACTCAAGGCTGTTCATGCACATCTGAAG GATGCTCAGCTCCAGCTTGATGACGCTCTTCGAGCCAATGATGAACTGAAGGAAAACAATGCCATGGTTGAGAGACGCAACAACCTGCTTCAGGCTGAAGTGGAGGAGCTCAGGGCTGCTCTGGAGCAATCTGAGAGAGCTCGCAAACTTGCTGAGCAAGAACTGATGGACGTTAGTGAAAGGGTGCAGCTACTGCACTCACAG AACACCAGTTTGCTAAACCAAAAGAAGAAGCTGGAAGTCGATGCATCCCAGCTTCAGACAGAAGTAGAAGATGCAGTGCAGGAGTGTCGAAATGCTGAAGAGAAGGCCAAGAAGGCCATTACTGATGCTGCCATGATGGCAGAGGAGCTGAAGAAAGAGCAGGACACCAGCGCTCACCTTGAGCGTATGAAGAAGAATATGGAGCAAACCATCAAAGACCTGCAGCACCGTCTGGATGAAGCTGAACAGATCGCCTTGAAGGGAGGCAAGAAGCAGGTGCAAAAGCTCGAGGCCAGG ATCAGAGAACTGGAAAGTGAAGTAGAGGCTGAACAAAGAAAGTCCAGTGATTGTGTCAAGGGAATACGAAAATATGAGAGACGAATCAAAGAGTTGACCTATCAGGCAA AAGAGGATCGTAAGAATCTTGCCCGTCTGCAAGATCTGGTAGACAAGTTGCAGCTAAAGGTCAAATCCTACAAGAGAACTACAGAGGAAGCT GAGGAACAGGCCAACAATAATCTTGGCAAGTTTCGCAAGATTCAACATGACCTTGATGAAGCCGAAGAGAGAGCCGACATCGCCGAGTCTCAGGTCAACAAGCTTCGCGCAAAGAGTCGTGAtgtggggtcaaag AAAGGACACGACGAGGAGTGA